Part of the Phacochoerus africanus isolate WHEZ1 chromosome 8, ROS_Pafr_v1, whole genome shotgun sequence genome is shown below.
GGGGCTGCCTCCAAATGATGGCAGTGATCCCCGCaatgagcagcagcagcagcacagcccCTGCTGTGAACCCGGGGTCTCCAGAGAACACTTGGCTGGGCCACAGGGCCAGAAGCAGGCTCAGGATGGTCAGCAGGAGAACTGCAAGTGTCAAGGGGAGGACAGCAGGCTCAACTCCAGAGGCCAAATGGGTCAAGACCTCgggtcacccctcccccacactgccCACCCCAGGAAGGGCCATCACATCTGCAAGACTCCTCAGCTGCCAGCCCGCCCACTCCCTGCCCATCCTGTCCATCTCAGAAGATCACCAAAGAGGAGTCCCCGGGCTCACCCAGCAGGAAGGCACATCCATAGACAATCTGGCCAGATTTCAGAGTGGGGGTGGTGCTGATAGGGTCGAGAAGACTCTTTAGAGACCTTGAGGTTCCAGCTTCAAGTGCAGATTCCAAAGGACTTTCTTCAACCACAGGATCcatctcagtttcttcctttgttttcttcttgctgAAGTTCTGGTCTGGCTGGTACCTGAATTAGAGATATTAAAACAATATTAGagcatttctgttgtggctcagtgggttaagaacccgactaatatccatgaggatacaggtatgatccctggcctccctcaacgggttaaggatccatcatagctagcagctatggctccaatttgacccctaggccagaaatttccatatgccaagggtgtggccctaaaaagaggaaaaaaagcaatattaCAGCAGCACCCATTATCAGACAGCCTGTTCCACATCTGCCTTGCCTTAAGCATAGAAGGACATTTAGAAGGCAGCAGGAGAGCAGAAGAGGGTTACCTCCCATCAGTTCCCAAGATTCCAAGACCTGCACTCAAGGTGTAGCGGAGTCTTACCTGAGcacaagaacagaaaaagacaccAAGGAGTAAGCAAGCAGGGTCCCGATTGACATGAGGTCCACAAGATCAGTGAGCTCGAAGAGTAATGCCATGACCCCTAAAATGAGGACACACacaaggtgggagagggaagaagaaccAGTATAAATATCCGAGTTAAGGAAATTGGTCAAAGAAGGAGGGGGGGTTGTTTAGTCACCTGCCAGTGTTCCAGAAGCCAAGGTAGCCATGATGGGGGTGCGTGTGCGGGCATGGATCCGGGCAAGTCCCCGGAAAAGGAGCCCATCCTCTGCCATTGCGTAGATCACACGAGGCATGGGAAACATGGCGCCTAGGAGGCTGGAAGGGAAAAATGGGAACACGGAGAAGCAAGACAGGCTGGGGCTTCTGCTCCGTAGTCTACATGGAGTGTCTTTCCCTCTTGTCTCTCAATCCCAAAGGCTGGGATACCTGAGACTCTGACAGTAGATGGGGACAGAGCTTTGACACTGACCTGGATGTCAGAGCACAGAGGGTGCCAACAGCCACAACATATCTGGCAGGGTCCCAGCCGACCTGGAGAAAAGCCTGCGGCAGGGGGCTGTTGGGATGAATCTGGTAGTAGGGGACCATGAGGGTGAGTGTCGCTGAGACACCAAAATAtgccaaaaagcaaatgaagagcGAGATCACAATGCCCAAAGGGATGGAACGCTGAGGATTTCTGGCTTCTTCCCCTGCAGGATGGGTTGAAGTACTGGGTCAGAAAAATACACTGTGGTGAAGGCATAAAATTGCCTTTCCTCTTGAATCTCCAAAAGCAACCCGACGCCCTGGGGCAGCCCAATCTCTGAAGGGACACACAGTGACCGTGTTACCTGTGGTGGCAATGACATCAAAACCAATGAACCCGAAGAAACATGTAGCTGCTCCATGAAAAATCCCACCAAAGCCAAAAGGCACAAACCCTCCAGAACCCAGAGGGCCCAAGCTGTGGTGAGAGAAGGAATGAGAAGAACGTGGGTGAGGTTGTTCAGACATCTCTCCTGGACTCCTCTGTTAATGCCCCAAGTCCAGGGCTCCAGGACCCCATCATCTGGATCCATCAGCCCAGGTCTCTCTAGCGTCAACTAtattcccagctctgcccccaacccccacaagCATTCCTATGGCCAAGAGGACGCTCCTAACCTAGAGGTGTCATTGGATCCAGCTGTGGCCAGTTTGTAGTCCTGTTCTGTGAGCTGCCAGTTGTGCAGGTCTCCCTTAATGAAGCCAGAGAGGATGATGAAGCTGAGCACCAAGAGGTTGATGGCTGTGAACACTTTGGTAACCAAGGCTGACTCACGAGCTCCCAGAACCAGTACTCCTGCGGGAAAGATGAAAATAACcaaatccacagaaacagaaagtagacgagtggttgcctggggctgggtggCAGGGAGCATATGGGATGGAGAGACTGCTTACTATGTTTGAGATTTCCTCTCGGGATGCTAAAAATGTTTGGAACTAGATggaggtgatggttgcacaaccttgtgaatGTACTAAGTCCCTCTGAGTTGTAAACTTTAAGATGATGAATTTCTGCAGTTCCCTTGTGCGgggcaggttagggatccagtatggtcactgcagtagctcaggtcgtTGCTATGGCGTGGATtcagtcccctggcctgggaacttcctcatactGTGGATGTggttaatagtaataataataaaggtaagatggttaatttctttctctctttttctcctttttttttttttgtctttttaggtccgcacctgcagcatatggaggttcccaggctaggggtcaaattggagctgcagctgccaggctataccacatccatagcaacttaggatccgagctacatctcagacctacaccacagctcacagcaatgcctgatccttaacccgctaaatgaggccagggattgatcctgcatcctcagggatgctagtcagatttgtttctgctgagccacggtggaaaATCCAAAGATGGTTAATTTCTCATCATGGCAATCATATCACAATATACAGGTCTATtaaatcatcatgctgtacaccttaaacttaggctatattatatgtcaattatttctcaataaagcagaggaaataataaaatggttaACTTTATGCTATATGGATTTCCTATCAATTTACAAAAAACTCttactctttggagttcccatcatggcccagtggtaaacaaatctgactaggaaccatgaggctgcgggtttgatccctggccttgctcagtgggttaaagatctggcattgccatgagctgtggtgtaggttgcagacgcggctcagatcctgcgttgctgtggcagtggcgtaggctggcagctacagctctgattagacccctagcctgggaaactccatgtgccacgggtgtgaccctagaaaaggcaaaaagacaaaaaaaatttaaaataataataataataataaaaatctttggTCTCagtacagaggaagaaacttcTAAGTAAACAGTTCTAAGCTTGGGTGATTTTGTCCCCTAAGAAActtttggcaatgtctggagacactgTGATTGCCATAATTTAGGGGGTGGGTATCACTGATATCTCATGAGTAAAGGCTAAGGATGTTATTCAACATCCaacagtgataaaaaaaaaactaaaatgagttccctggtggcacagcaggttaaggacttggcattgtcacctctgtggctcaggccactgctttGGCACAGatataatccctggcctgggaacttccacatgctgcaggcgcagccaaaaaataaaaataaaaaataaaaaaaccctggagtttccactgtggctcagtggaaatgaatctgactagcatccataaggactcaagtttgacctctggcctcgctcagtgggttaaggacccagcgttgccatgagctgccatgtaggttgcagatgtggcttggatcccgcattgctgtggctatggtgtaggttggcagctacagctccaatttcacccctcacctgggaacttccatatgctgcacattgggccctaaaaaaaaagaccaaaaaaaaaaaacaaaaaacccctatggagttctggctgtggcacagtagattaatgATATGGCTtgtctgtggcattgccagttcagtccctagcctggcacagtgggttaaggatccagggtagATGCAGCTGTGACGTGGTttgcaaatgtagctcagattcaagccctggcccagaaatttccatatgccccaagggcagccaaaaacagGGGGAGGGGGGACCTAAAATGCACAcatcagcccctcccctccaacAAAGAATGATCCAGCCCAAATTGCCAATGGTGCCAAGGGGGGGAAACCACTGTCTATGTCTTGCCTTCCTAGCTCATATCGCAGATGCTTCTTTTTAGTCCTAAACCCCCCAACCATTCTCCCATCCCAAGACTTCCTCCACCCCCGCTTCCCTTCCACGCCCCACTCTTCCCATTCAATGTCTGACCCCTGTCTCACCCGTTAGCAGCAGCACCAGGCCCAGTGCAAAAAAGTCTGGGTACTTGGCCAGGAAGTGGGGCACATGCGGGGAGAAAGTTTCCTTGAACACCTGAGAGATGTGGTTCCCGATCAGGCTGTCAAAGGCAGAACTCCAGGCCCTGGCCACGCTGGCGGTGCCTGCAGTGCAGAAGGAACATTTATTAACAAACATTATATTTGAACCCCTACCATGTGTCATGGGATGTATTTTGAGTGGAAAGAAAGCATACAAACTACCTAATCTCAAAGAGTTTTTTCTCATGTGTTGGGGAGATTAGACAGAGATGAGCCACAAAATAGGCCAACTATTTAGTATGTTAGGAGATCATTGTTATACAGAAGGGAAAACAGGTTAAGTGGGACCAGGAGGGCTGGGAGATGagggttgaattttttttttttcttattaaggccacacctgcagcatatggaggttcccaggttaggggttccaGTTGGAGCTGGAACTGGAGCtggaactgctggcctacaccacagctcacagcaatgctggatccttaaccctctgagtgaggccagggattgaatccacatcctcatggatactagttgggttcgttaactgccatgatgggaactcttgagggttgaaattttaaattgagtGGCAAAGGAAAATCCCATGAAGGCAATAACTTAGCAAAGCCTTCAATAAGGTGAGGGATAAACCTATGGGACATATCTCCCTCTCAACCACTCCCtacagttcccttttcttctccgTTCTATGTTCCATCATTTAAGAAAACAGGATAGAGCTGAGAAGAATGAAGTTGTGGGGTTTTCCTGCCACTCTTATCCACCTCCCTTCCTAAAGGAGGATAACAGAGTTCTCGTGAATGAACGAAGACCTCAGCTCCCGCCTCCTGGTTTCCTGATCCTAAGCCCCATGTCTTCCCTGTCCCCATCCTCTCACCAATAATGTAGGAGAGTATGAGATTCCAGCCAGTGATGAAGGCACACAGTTGTCCCACTGTCACGTAGCTGTAGAGATACGCAGAACCGGAGCATGGTACCCGGGCCCCAAACTCCGCATAGCAGAGCCCAGACAGCACAGAAGACAGGGCGGCCACCAGGAAGCAGAGGACAATCGATGGTCCAGCTATGTCCTTGGCCACTGCACCAGCCAGAATGTACACGCCAGCCCCCAGGGTGCTGCCCACACCCAAGGACACGAGGTCAAGGGTGTTCAGACAACGAGCCATTCGACCCTCAGACCCATCCCTGGGCTCCAGTGACCTCCTGCGGACCAGCTTCTGACCCAATTGACAAACATACTGATGAAGCATCCTGGATGGAGTTGAGGAGGCTACACCCTGTAGAGAAAACAAGACACAAATTCATCAAGATTGTCCATTCACCCTTGACCCTAGGAGTCTGATTTCACAGAGCAATGGGGTTATGGGAGCAGGGGGTAAAAACACAGATTGGGCAAGTTCTCCaactctgagctttggtttctaCAACAAAGAAGACTTTTGATATGTTTCACTGTCACTAGAAGGGTTTTGAAGAGAAGTAAAGGGGAGAAGAATAGGTCTTTCCAAAATGTGGCACTTTAGCAGTTGGACtgttttgagctgaaggcaattaagaatttgaaaaagaatggatgtgcgtacatgtataattgaatcacttttttgtgcagcagaaatcatcacaacattatAACTCAACTACgtacaaataaaacttttaaaaaatgaaaaaaaggagttcccgttgtggtgcagcagaaacaaatctgactaggaaccatgagcttgcaggttcgatccctggcctcgctcagtgggttaaggatccggtgctgccacgAGCtgggggtgtaggtcacagactccgctcggatcctgcgttgctgtggctatgatgtaggccagcagctatagctctgattagactcctatcctaggaacccccatatgccgtgggtgcagccctaaaaagacacacacagaaaaaaactaTTTCTCCCCATGTCCCAGGAAGATGGTACCCTCTCATCTATAAACCTGATTCTTTGCTCCAATCACCAACACCTGGTTTTGTTTAGCCTCACTATGTGAGGCATATGACCTTGAATTCCACAAGTTCATATCCAACATTTCTACACCACAGATCTTGAGACCTGATAGCTTCCTCTTTCTTTGCTGGCAGAGGAAAATGGAACTGAACTCTGAGTTggggcagaaggagaaggaatTTGTAGGGAGAACAGACTCTAGCCCAACCCTGGGAAAGCATCAAGTCAGAGTGGTCTCCCAAtggcctggagggagggaggaccaaCCTTCACTCTGAATCAGAAATGAcaggattctgggagttcccttcttggcttagcagttaacaaacccaactaggattcatgaggaggcgggttcaatccctggccttgctcagtgggttaaggatctggtgttgccatgagctgtggtgtaggttgaagactcagctctgatcttacattgctgtggcataggccagcagctgtagctctgattcagtccctagcctgggaacctccatatgctgaagatgtggcagaaaggaaggaatgaaagacggaaggaaggaaggaatgacagGATTCTGCTCCCTGTCCTTTGGGGTATAGAATGTCTCCTCACTCATTATACAGCTCTGATGAGCTAGGTTGACCCAGTGAGCACAAGTTATCTTGAGGTAGCATCTGCCCTTGACATTCATGGACACATCTGTCCATGTTTAGCACATTGGTTAAGAGCAAGCATCCAAAGAGCCAGGAAACTATGATTAGAATCTTGGCTACACCAACACCTCTGTGCTTTTGAAGTCATTTCCTTCTTGTTCAAATGCTGTTAAGGAATCCTTGTGCACAgtcaataggaaaataaaatggtgCATGTGCTGTGGATAAAGTATGCTGGTTCCTTCAAAAGCTAAAAATGGATTTAACCTATAATCCATCAAATCCCCCTATGGGTATagacccaaaagaactgaaaacagggtCCCAAAGAGATATTCATAACACCCATGTTTATGAcagtattattcacagtagccgaGGTATGGAAGCATCTCATGaaggaatggataaacacaagGTGATCTATACATACtgtggactattattcagccttaaaaagacagcaATTTCTGACccatgctacaacatggaggaACCTTGAGGATGCTATGCTAAGTGacataaaccagtcacaaaaagataaatactgtatgattccacttgtgaagtacctagagtagtcacattcatagagacagaaagcagaatggagcTGGGGTGagaaggaaatggggagttattgttagGGGAGAACagcttcagttttacaagatggaaagagttctggagaCAGACTGCAAAACAATGTAATTATACTTAGCATTACTGAGCTGTACCCTTAAAAATGGTCGagaaggtaaattttatgttatgtgtattttaccccCATTCAAGAAAAAGCCTGCCAATGATAAATAATAGAGTCAGATTCACAGAGTTGCTGGGTATAAGGAACCCAAAAGTGACTGAATGTAAAGTACCATGCAGTGCTCCTCCAGGGAGatcaaaatccacagatgctcaagccATTTAGTCCCTCCTGTATCCCCAGAGGAGgagcacacagacacagagggccAACAATATACAGGAGACTGAAGTCAGTGGCCCACATCAAAACCCTATACAAGGGTGATCTTTACTATTGTCTGAACACCAGATCAAAAAAACGTGTCTTGGAGCCTCCAACACGGATATaatctcccttcccccacctcttctCACATACCGACACAAAGAGCTCTCAGCACCTTCTACTTTCCTCTGGAAAATGGGTCTTTTCACCCTCAGGCTGGAGCCAGCCTGACCCAGCTGCACACTGGGATGGCAGAGGTCTCTCTTTAGAAGCAGCTGAACCCAGCACCCAGTCTCCTCCAGGAGAGGGGATACCCAAGACTTACTGGATTCTTGGAGAGGAGCCTGGAGCAGGGATCAGAGTCGGTGAGGTTCGGTTTAATCTGTATACTTGATTGGAGCTGTAGATCTCTATAAAGCAAACCTGGGAGCCCTTGTACAACAAAAGACAACTCTTAACCCCTAggtggggatgggtggggaggggcaggaatgGGTGCGGCAAATCAGCCCTGATGCAATCAGCAGGTGGGATTGCCTGATTACCCTCAGGGGGCAGTCCTGAGATTTTTGTGGCTGtcctataaaatgcaaataacatcAAACtttccatcttaaccatttttaagtgtgcagtttagttgtgttaagtacattcacattttgTGCAGCCAAACTCCAGAACTTTCTTCATctggcaaaactgaaactctgtcttGCTTCGATCCCTGGGGAACTTCCTTACGCTATATGGAATGTGAccctaaataaaaattattaaaataacagttccctctttctcctccaccagttcctggcaaccaccattctactttctgtctctgggaATCTGATCACTCTAGGTACTTCACTGAAGTGGAATTGCACAACATTTGTCATTTCTTGtcaggcttatttcacttagaagaATGTCTATAGGATTAATCCATGTCATAGCATGTGTTAGaattaccttccttttttttttttaggggccacactcgaggcatatggaagttcccaagcaaggggttgcatcagagctatagctgctggccacagccacagccacagccactccagatccaagccacatctgcaacctacaccacagcttaaggcaacaccagatccttaacccactgagcaaggccagggatcaaacttttgtcctcatgggtcctagttagatttgtttccactgcaccaggacaggaactccagatgtgtATCTCCCTGATAGAAAtcccattttcatctttttttttttttttgagatttcatTGGATTTTCTTTCTGAGTCTTCTTGTAGCTCATTGAGTTTCTTCAAAATAGCAATTTTGACTTATTTGCTAGATCACAAAGTTCTGTGCCTTTAAGATTGGTTGAAAGTATCATTTTCTGTTTGTGATGACAcgtttccttgatttttcatgTTCCATGTAGTCTTGCATTGGTGCTTTCACATTTGAAGTAGCAGACACCTCCTTAAATCTTTGGTGGTTACCTTCAGATGGGGTATTCtctttggtggtggtgttgtttATCTGGGCTTTTCTGTCTCTATCTATACCTGGTCCACTTTTCTTGCTCCCTCTGGtgggagaattctttttttttttctttttttttttgtctttttgctatttcttgggccgctcctgcggcatatggaggttcccaggctaggggttgaatcggagctgtggccgccagcctacgccagagccacagcaacgcaggatccgagccacgtctgcaacctacaccacagctcacggcaacgccagattgttaacccactgagcaagggcagggaccgaacccgcaacctcatggttcctagtcggattcgttaaccactgcgccatgacgggaactcctttttttttttttttttggtgggagaaTTCTTAAGCTTGTCCGTCTTGTCTTACAATGTACCAGGCTGGCTCCTGGAAACTACTCTCTCTGATTTTCCAGAAGGTGGCACCATAGATCAAGTTTGCAGACATCCTTGCCAATAGCAGATGGCCAGTTTTCTGAGTCTACTTCCTGTCTATTGGAGC
Proteins encoded:
- the LOC125132720 gene encoding LOW QUALITY PROTEIN: cationic amino acid transporter 3-like (The sequence of the model RefSeq protein was modified relative to this genomic sequence to represent the inferred CDS: deleted 2 bases in 1 codon), with protein sequence MLHQYVCQLGQKLVRRRSLEPRDGSEGRMARCLNTLDLVSLGVGSTLGAGVYILAGAVAKDIAGPSIVLCFLVAALSSVLSGLCYAEFGARVPCSGSAYLYSYVTVGQLCAFITGWNLILSYIIGTASVARAWSSAFDSLIGNHISQVFKETFSPHVPHFLAKYPDFFALGLVLLLTGVLVLGARESALVTKVFTAINLLVLSFIILSGFIKGDLHNWQLTEQDYKLATAGSNDTSSLGPLGSGGFVPFGFGGIFHGAATCFFGFIGFDVIATTGEEARNPQRSIPLGIVISLFICFLAYFGVSATLTLMVPYYQIHPNSPLPQAFLQVGWDPARYVVAVGTLCALTSSLLGAMFPMPRVIYAMAEDGLLFRGLARIHARTRTPIMATLASGTLAGVMALLFELTDLVDLMSIGTLLAYSLVSFSVLVLRYQPDQNFSKKKTKEETEMDPVVEESPLESALEAGTSRSLKSLLDPISTTPTLKSGQIVYGCAFLLVLLLTILSLLLALWPSQVFSGDPGFTAGAVLLLLLIAGITAIIWRQPQNPSPLHFRVPALPVLPVLSIFVNVYLMMQMTTWTWAQFGVWMVIGFAIYFGYGIRHSLEENSDQETNLHLPGSRQKHP